The Engystomops pustulosus chromosome 4, aEngPut4.maternal, whole genome shotgun sequence genome contains a region encoding:
- the AURKB gene encoding aurora kinase B: protein MSYKENLMPYSKFATPTSAPGPQRVLRKEPFSASSSSTISVTAGRVAVADNQVEKSGESLKRKFTIDDFDIGRPLGKGKFGNVYLARDKQNKFIMALKVLFKSQLEKEGVEHQLRREIEIQSHLRHPNILRMYNYFHDRKRIYLMLEFAPRGELYKELQKYGRFDEQRSATFIEELADALHYCHERKVIHRDIKPENLLMGYKGELKIADFGWSVHAPSLRRRTMCGTLDYLPPEMIEGRTHDEKVDLWCAGVLCYEFLVGVPPFESPSHTETHRRIVKVDLQFPSFLSEGSKDLISKLLRYVPAQRLSLKGVMEHPWVKANSRRILPPAYSSSLK, encoded by the exons ATGTCTTACAAGGAGAACCTGATGCCTTACTCTAAG TTCGCCACCCCGACCAGCGCTCCCGGGCCGCAGCGTGTGCTCAGGAAGGAGCCCTtctccgcctcctccagctccaccaTCTCCG TGACGGCGGGCCGCGTGGCGGTGGCTGATAATCAGGTGGAGAAGTCTGGGGAGAG CCTCAAGAGGAAATTCACTATTGACGACTTTGACATCGGCCGCCCCCTGGGGAAGGGGAAGTTCGGCAACGTCTACCTGGCCCGGGACAAGCAGAACAAGTTCATCATGGCGCTGAAGGTTCTGTTCAAGTCCCAGCTGGAGAAGGAGGGAGTGGAGCACCAGCTGCGGAGGGAGATCGAGATCCAGTCCCACCTGAG GCACCCGAACATCCTGCGCATGTACAACTACTTCCACGACCGCAAGCGCATCTACCTGATGCTGGAGTTTGCCCCCCGGGGGGAGCTGTACAAGGAGCTGCAGAAATACGGCCGATTCGATGAGCAGAGAAGCGCAACG TTCATCGAGGAGCTGGCGGACGCCCTCCACTACTGCCATGAGAGGAAGGTGATCCACCGAGACATCAAGCCGGAGAACCTGCTGATGGGATACAAGGGGGAGCTCAAGATCGCAGACTTTGGGTGGTCCGTCCACGCCCCCTCTCTCAG GCGCCGGACAATGTGCGGGACCCTGGACTATCTGCCTCCAGAGATGATCGAAGGGAGGACCCACGACGAGAAAGTGGACCTTTGGTGCGCAGGCGTCCTCTGCTATGAGTTCCTCGTGGGCGTGCCTCCTTTTGAAAGCCCCTCCCACACAGAGACCCACCGCAGGATAGTGAAG GTCGACCTCCAGTTCCCATCTTTCCTGTCAGAAGGATCCAAAGATCTGATCAGCAAACTGCTGCGTTACGTCCCGGCCCAGCGCCTCTCCCTCAAGGGCGTCATGGAGCACCCATGGGTGAAGGCCAACTCTCGTCGCATCCTGCCTCCCGCATACAGCTCCAGCCTCAAGTAA